Proteins encoded in a region of the Plasmodium berghei ANKA genome assembly, chromosome: 1 genome:
- a CDS encoding AT-rich interactive domain-containing protein, putative codes for MEKEEFYRKYEEYYGGNINEIPYLLEGKDIWLYDLYLSVLKHGGYSCVSRNAKWLKIGKEFGLINKEKNIRLIEIKNIKEYYLNYLREFERIHDNLKKGKILTKKYRCRVGINNIDVKNKKKSVVNSNGNNIAISSKGINNKRSVPNSGKSNTNIIIDGSRFDGVNKDSFFVKDEIFRVENGLTIDKNKINIENEMSTLNYPTNNNLNNNIEVNCKAKKEVYHDSYTKESRKNEGKYKKNRRNTIFRNCNNIGVEINNGNNNDIVRGIEIDNIQNNEEIGRYSDDIQVKKGKINNNNNNNKEIEDQIINNENFVNINNMSCYNFTYNTINNYQNNLNYMNYLNITNYGDNRYIGNSDYNNNIYSSNFNNSSIFNSHIKNENYISKCENSNYIGISYINNNFVDANCSTLKFLNENNYSEYNDSPIISIGNNTFPTNVGYMNYGFLNENSKNNNIGNNYNNLNGGLLNNNLYVDNIGNYMNNESYENNINDLKNGVNVIYEQGKNITNNVKETDNHKYNFENNKDMILSKIENEKCIDIYRLLLGLYKRKENVGDFILCLNILYSISKMENIISKKQTRIVIWSLLHVLEDILKIFYDGFNSKKRSVYILMFFFKDSLLRNKSIEKRERNIISNMKSDSSQYILEQTLKDSSNMANSKKKKIEGEKCESEKRNEKNPRLNNNNILANILFLNKKIEIREMLDLHLSYYEYCIEKKKKIKRIYELGEKWTEQKDKRKKINKNFDEKNEVCAENIRNNTDSSTSSYYCSSVHSTDIENMNMILRNKDRHDLNCSYFYKDKKYVKNILTKKSSVDFVFIILYILNNMFQISKYNLHFFNMSANYKEKDNEHVCDIDKNKKTAENWNVSKNKNEMDTMLTPLNEENKNILKKEELLNNQIPKNDFYDVSSSDVSSSICSMNSCINTDINLFSSLKSGGNITVNNSKDILYYKNNNNMNEYEKSEFEKNRYSLYKPSYNKVDGQDSWKLIDSEIKEGNKTKKYDIKNSEGDNVCTEDCEENHLPKLPCDDTENWGNNVEILNIKNNKTGTENESEKCALKIDSTNLNNNNRSSIDNSKETNKVNKNKKEVREIYKNLQNEMYKDMKKLFIKKKRKETKYKLIHYFYLSKFLSIFETIFLKNFENIIYHEKVIENVYINMFICIDIINKELGTNISLKYIFFPSQYLEKMNKMKIVAHFSSDNKFYLFSNQENRKNNKPKKNDEMHKDDFGKDNKNESINCGKINIEPFSKFVSKDENSENRGNERCGENRNNLDDNMKDEIRRGQEEKDNGNVNMKSVNIAEKDGVKINGNNNKEMDGNKYKKKMRKLFLKIFRKNNRKYNIYKKIDDKYLKEHYNYFESFCCKEKEKMEKDILLNLHGITKNILLKIYKRVNKYLNIGMLSLNILAHILYLIPKKLFYVSIIPWILNNIINVKCCYTYVNIPLCILNYNGFIFLETFMKFIIQMIRNNMLSIKSYIFSFLRLSSFPLYIYIHFDIPLSHNLILTSLCLIYKLVTYDPDYLATGLIIEREFQNEASSVFYDKGIEVENNNEDNIYIKNNSKKRKIVQTKYVSSNTSPFENITNDSFQICESISNERSVKCEFNTNKNTEKERKNEKREGTKNYDQDNISGKRNELLEKTFLKTLFLFLKKFIYFKSILNCANINDIDEMVVDSKRVQDILNNWNLNNKDVKFRNSEHYTSNVEKKIFYLHDNLIIYAKENKINSNCVKDIKTCYNIINRYRNQYNTTSNYSYEYMASNNPETQKLSIYAHSIISILLFLSSHHNLWESLSPYIPLLVHMALIRTDVSSSLWIVLKEYYFRNFMRQKRSPQKCRKYYNSKVVEIEKVK; via the exons ATGGAAAAAGAAGAattttatagaaaatatgaagAATATTATGGTGGAAACATAAATGAGATTCCTTATTTGTTGGAAGGAAAAGATATATGGttatatgatttatatttaagtGTGTTAAAACATGGTGGATATTCGTGTGTAAGTCGAAATGCGAAATGGTTAAAAATTGGAAAAGAGTTTGGgctaataaataaagaaaaaaatattagattaatagaaataaaaaatattaaagagtattatttaaattatcttAGAGAATTTGAAAGGATAcatgataatttaaaaaaagggaaaatattaacaaaaaaatataggtGTCGTGTtggaataaataatattgatgtaaaaaataaaaagaaatcaGTAGTAAATAGCAACGGAAATAATATAGCAATATCTTCTAAAGGGATCAATAATAAAAGGAGTGTTCCAAATAGTGGGAAAagtaatacaaatataataattgatGGTTCTCGTTTTGATGGAGTTAATAAAgattctttttttgttaaagaTGAAATATTTAGGGTAGAAAACGGTTTAActattgataaaaataaaattaatattgaaaatgaaatgtCTACTTTGAATTATCCCACTAATAATAATcttaataacaatatagAGGTAAATTGTAAAGCAAAAAAAGAAGTATATCATGATAGCTATACTAAAGAGAGTCGAAAAAATGaaggaaaatataagaaaaacCGAAGAAATACTATTTTTAGAAATTGCAATAATATTGGAGTGGAAATTAATAatggtaataataatgatatcGTTCGAGGGATTGAAATTGATAACattcaaaataatgaagagATAGGTAGATATAGCGATGATATACAAGtgaaaaaaggaaaaataaataataataataataataacaaagaaatagaagatcaaataattaataatgaaaattttgtgaatataaataacatgtcttgttataattttacatataatacgataaataattatcaaaataatttaaattacatgaattatttaaatataactaATTATGGTGACAATAGATATATAGGAAATTCCGATTacaacaataatatatattcctccaattttaataatagttctatttttaatagtcatataaaaaatgaaaattatattagtaAATGTGAAAATAGTAATTATATAGGAATATcctatattaataataattttgttgaTGCTAACTGTTCAACATTGAAGTTTCTAaacgaaaataattatagtGAATATAATGATTCTCCAATTATTAGTATAGGAAATAATACCTTCCCGACAAATGTAGGATATATGAATTATggatttttaaatgaaaattctaaaaataataatatcggtaataattataacaaCTTAAATGGTGGgcttttaaataataatcttTATGTTGATAATATTGGAAATTACATGAACAATGAAAGTTATGAGAATAATATAAACGATTTGAAGAATGGTGTAAATGTAATTTATGAACAAgggaaaaatattacaaataaTGTGAAAGAAACAGATAaccataaatataatttcgaaaataataaagatatgATTTTGtctaaaattgaaaatgaaaaatgtatagatatatatagattACTATTGggattatataaaagaaaagaaaatgttggtgattttatattatgcctaaatatactttattcaatatcaaaaatggaaaatataatttcaaaaaaacaaaCTCGTATTGTTATATGGTCACTTTTGCATGTGTTAGAAGATATACTTAAAATATTCTACGATGGAtttaatagtaaaaaacgatcagtatatattttgatgtttttttttaaagataGTTTATTAAGAAACAAATCAATCGAAAAAAGagaaagaaatataatttcaAATATGAAAAGTGACAGTAgtcaatatattttggaGCAAACTCTGAAAGACAGCTCTAATATGGCAAATTcgaaaaagaagaaaattgAAGGTGAAAAATGTGAATCAGAAAAG agaaatgaaaaaaaccCTAGATTGAAcaataacaatattttagctaacattttatttttaaacaaaaaaatagaaataagGGAAATGCTCGATTTGCATTTATCTTACTATGAATATtgtatagaaaaaaaaaaaaaaattaagcGAATATATGAGCTAGGAGAGAAATGGACTGAACAAAAGGataaacgaaaaaaaataaataaaaattttgatgaaaaaaatgaagtaTGTGCTGAAAATATTCGTAACAATACAGACTCATCAACAAGTTCCTATTATTGCAGTAGTGTCCATAGTACAGACatagaaaatatgaatatgatTCTAAGAAATAAAGATAGACACGATTTGAATTGtagctatttttataaagataaaaaatatgtgaaaaatattttaacaaaaaagaGCTCCGTTGACTTtgtttttatcattttgtatatactgaataatatgtttcaaattagtaaatataatttgcattttttcaatatgtcagcaaattataaagaaaaagataatGAACATGTTTGTGatatagataaaaataaaaaaacagcCGAAAATTGGAATGTAtcgaaaaataaaaatgaaatggACACTATGCTTACACCTTtgaatgaagaaaataaaaatattttgaaaaaagaagaattgttaaataatcaaattccaaaaaatgatttttatGATGTAAGTTCATCAGATGTGTCATCATCGATTTGTAGTATGAATAGTTGCATAAATACtgatataaatttattttcctcGTTGAAAAGTGGAGGGAATATTACAGtaaataatagtaaagatatattatattataaaaataataacaatatgaatgaatatgaaaagtctgagtttgaaaaaaatagatataGTTTGTATAAACCTAGTTATAATAAAGTTGATGGTCAAGATAGTTGGAAATTAATTGATTCCGAAATAAAAGAAGGAaataaaactaaaaaatatgatataaaaaatagtgaaGGAGATAATGTTTGTACAGAAGATTGTGAGGAAAATCATTTGCCAAAATTGCCATGTGATGATACTGAAAACTGGGGTAATAATGtagaaattttaaatattaagaataataaaactgGGACAGAAAATGAATCCGAAAAATGTGCGTTAAAAATTGATTCCACGAATTtgaataataacaataggAGTAGTATAGACAATTCTAAGGAGACAAATAaggtaaataaaaataagaagGAAGTTAGagaaatatacaaaaatctACAAAATGAAATGTATAAggatatgaaaaaattatttattaaaaaaaaaagaaaagaaacgaaatataaattaatacattatttttatttaagtAAATTTCTTAGTATATTtgaaacaatatttttaaaaaattttgaaaatataatatatcatgAAAAGGTTATtgaaaatgtatatattaatatgtttatttgtatcgatataataaataaggAGTTGGGGACAAATATTTcgttaaaatatattttttttccatcacagtatttagaaaaaatgaacaaaatgaaaattgtTGCCCATTTTTCTTCGgataacaaattttatttattttcaaatcaagaaaatcgaaaaaataataagccaaaaaaaaatgatgagaTGCATAAAGATGATTTTGGAAAagacaataaaaatgaatctATTAACTGcggaaaaataaatatagaacCGTTTTCTAAATTTGTAAGCAAAGATGAAAATTCAGAAAATAGAGGAAATGAAAGATGTGGAGAAAATCGAAATAATCTTGATGATAATATGAAAGATGAAATTCGAAGAGGACAAGAAGAAAAGGATAATGGTAATGTAAATATGAAAAGTGTTAACATTGCAGAAAAGGATGGAGTGAAAATAAATgggaataataataaagaaatggatggaaataaatataaaaaaaaaatgagaaaattatttttaaaaatatttcgaaaaaataatagaaaatataatatttataaaaaaatagatgataaatatttaaaggagcattataattatttcgAAAGTTTTTGTTGTAAagagaaagaaaaaatggaaaaagacattttgttaaatttacatggaattacaaaaaatatattattaaaaatatataaaagagttaacaaatatttaaatattggaatgttatcattaaatatattagcacatatattgtatttaaTTCCTAAAAAGTTGTTTTATGTGTCTATTATTCCATggatattaaataatattataaatgtaaaatgTTGTTATACTTATGTGAATATACctttatgtattttaaattataatggatttatatttttagaaacatttatgaaatttataattcaAATGATTAGAAATAACATGCTATCAAttaaatcatatattttttcattccTTCGTTTATCCTCTTTTccgttatatatttatatacactTTGACATTCCATTGTCTCATAATCTGATTTTAACCTCTTTgtgtttaatatataagttAGTTACTTATGATCCCGATTATTTGGCAACGGGACTTATTATAGAAAGAGAGTTTCAGAATGAAGCCTCATCTGTTTTCTACGATAAAGGGATTGAAGTAGAAAATAACAATGAagataatatttatattaaaaataattccaaaaaaagaaaaattgttcaaacaaaatatgttaGTAGTAATACTAGTCCATTTGAAAACATAACAAATGATTCATTCCAAATTTGTGAATCTATTAGTAATGAGAGATCAGTAAAATGTGAatttaatacaaataaaaatacagaaaaagaaagaaaaaatgaaaaaagagaaggaacaaaaaattatgatcaAGATAATATTAGCggaaaaagaaatgaaCTACTAGagaaaacatttttaaaaacactttttttatttttaaaaaaatttatttattttaaaagtatTTTGAATTGTgctaatataaatgatatagaCGAAATGGTAGTAGATAGTAAAAGAGTTCaagatattttaaataactggaacttaaataataaagatgtAAAATTTAGGAACAGCGAACATTATACTTCTAATGttgaaaagaaaatattttatttacatgataatttaattatatatgctaaggaaaacaaaataaattcaaatTGTGTTAAGGATATAAAAACatgttataatataataaaccGTTATAGAAACCAATACAATACAACTAGCAACTATtcatatgaatatatgGCATCCAATAACCCTGAAACACAAAAACTCAGTATTTATGCTCATTCGATAATATctatacttttatttttatcgtCTCACCACAATTTATGGGAATCTTTATCTCCTTATATTCCATTGTTAGTTCAT ATGGCACTAATTCGAACAGACGTCAGCTCGTCCTTGTGGATAGTACTAAAAGAATACTACTTCCGAAATTTTATGAGACAAAAAAGAAGCCCCCAAAAATGTaggaaatattataactCAAAGGTTGTGGAAATAGAAAAAGTAAAGTGA
- a CDS encoding phenylalanine--tRNA ligase, putative yields MSQLPKIILTNEGKTLYNILNHPIRTVKSRIEYFFKFENFDNLNNEISVKDNFDRLFVPLKHPVRNFKDTFYLNQNYIKNYPYIQKYYYDIYEKLNPFYKYYLANKFLHHDQIKLKRTHMTTHLPELLRTNHKQVIYTGTVYRRDQIDKLHFPIFHQTDGFLIHHDTFDVESELKLKLEKLISHLFVSKSIQMQWDHQTSFPFTEPSFELYIKPNPDDNNNNNIIVSNPKIVTSQSNGCTTQENHNDLKNWVEVLGCGKIKKEVIAISLYENEINKIIEKEISLFAPNLLKDIFKFSNEKNIDIYLPSVFNVSNKLCNDDLNKKIEIKINEFLKTIKYDGWAFGIGLERLAMLLYGINDIRLFWSQDNRFINQFKENEISKFIPFSNFPSIHKDISFYANDNFDEALFFQICRDIANENIEQVKKIDHYFNQKTKQTSLCYRIIYRSHFQNLTHKNINETQNKIIQALTKECFITIR; encoded by the coding sequence ATGTCGCAATTGcctaaaataattttaaccAATGAAGGGAAAACCCTATACAATATTCTGAATCATCCAATAAGGACAGTAAAATCTCGaattgaatatttttttaagtttgaaaattttgataatttgaataatgaaatatcaGTAAAAGATAATTTTGATCGTCTTTTTGTTCCTTTAAAACATCCGGTTCGAAATTTTAAAgatacattttatttaaatcaaaattatataaaaaattatccttatatacaaaaatattattatgatatatatgaaaaattaaatcctttttataaatattatttagcTAATAAATTCCTACATCATGATCagattaaattaaaaagaacACACATGACTACACATTTACCTGAATTGTTAAGAACAAACCATAAACAGGTTATATATACGGGTACAGTATATAGAAGAGATCAAATAGATAAATTGCATTTTCCTATTTTTCATCAAACAGATGGCTTTTTAATACATCATGATACTTTTGATGTAGAATCCGAGTTAAAGTtaaaattggaaaaattaatttccCATTTGTTTGTATCAAAATCTATACAAATGCAATGGGACCATCAAACATCTTTTCCTTTTACAGAGCCTTCCTTCGaattatacataaaacCAAATCcagatgataataataataataatattattgtcTCAAATCCAAAAATCGTAACATCACAATCTAATGGGTGCACTACACAAGAAAATCATAACGACTTAAAAAACTGGGTCGAGGTTTTAGGTTgtggaaaaataaaaaaagaagtaATTGcaatttcattatatgaaaatgaaataaataaaattatagaaaaagaaatttcCTTATTTGCACCAAATTTATTGAaagatatttttaaattttcaaatgaaaaaaatattgatatttatttgcCATCTGTTTTCAATGtatcaaataaattgtGTAATGATGAtcttaataaaaaaatcgaaattaaaattaacgaatttttaaaaacaataaaatatgatggATGGGCATTTGGAATAGGCCTTGAAAGATTGGCTATGCTATTATACGGTATTAATGATATAAGATTATTTTGGAGCCAAGATAATAGATTTATAAATCAgtttaaagaaaatgaaatcTCAAAATTTATACCATTCAGCAATTTTCCATCAATTCATAAAgatatatcattttatgCAAATGACAATTTTGATGAagcattattttttcaaatatgtCGAGATATAgctaatgaaaatattgaacaagttaaaaaaattgatcattattttaatcaaaaaacaaaacaaacaaGTTTATGCTatagaataatatatagatCACATTTTCAAAACTTAACccacaaaaatataaatgaaacacaaaataaaattatacaagCATTAACCAAGGAATgttttattactattagatag
- a CDS encoding trophozoite exported protein 1, putative codes for MNNKKRNKYDKHNYMALPLEKTEIIIENIYNLKHCLNLYRKELQEKNNYIDNANEDLKFYKSVLRNINVVWKIFNSDLLNLINNDKGINVHVKEENNNNNDNIKECKKREIKDEKSGDEYENMIESPYYNIENVHDLFLKYVNKNDGNESDEEEDSDFFKSLSEDDIENIKGKYKKIKINEQDAHEKPFIKNEKNTDKEKGYTNTKRKRDEKGEDRESSDNTKQCNGEKNSKTIFEEKIKFEFLENIKKTLNFINNIICLKSNINIDCNLEYIRKINYEKNVYYEKYKDEKKNNNNAKNEYNNIKIELERLEKKKASLLFKLYNLNICKTIIEDVKVEKPEDIMQNELKLENFDEAKNKIICVNCGYENLCENSAILSELNSGMIAKNESNSLCAANQLSTPGNTINGNSNTTNMNSTIGNSGKNENDNIGNKVESEILLNFENLITKEKIIQSDPFKNLVKETMNIYNTLKEREKEIVLLKKEILRMENDKDEEYDNLLNETINNKKTLVNKIKELEIEIVTYRLDKDTIENKINAMKNEVNVLKNIENNQTTQLKQKENEILKMKSNIDALKMSENNLKEKIEIIKKEKNDLLSSEGCMIKNVNINNGNAIGDDLKNQTSVDIDKYNELLRENENIRKILEKKKDVEDELINLKSSYNSMSEEIEEITKEFEKKQEQIDEMILQIKNKEMEYLKKYNNMVSKEYAENNLKQLENSYKEKLSLINDTYDKYKNFSNLYLSLFYHARRNAVISDSAKEEQMNIIIKLKEKYESIFQKKKELSGILKNLYNCNKKLITKCNDLYKENKKLQNTLCSMEKNKYKKNLSPNNEDNNLLIEENNELRRRLICSVCMENFRNYIIIKCGHIYCETCIFNNLKSRNRKCPQCKIPFDKKDLQKMFLD; via the coding sequence atgaataacaagaaaagaaataaatatgataagCACAATTATATGGCATTACCACTAGAAAAAACTGAAATAAtcattgaaaatatttataatttaaagcATTGTTTGAATTTATATCGAAAGGAATTgcaagaaaaaaacaattatatcGATAATGCAAATGAAGATTTGAAGTTTTATAAAAGTGTTTTAAGAAATATCAATGTAGtatggaaaatatttaacagtgatttattaaatttaataaataatgataaaggTATTAATGTACATgtaaaagaagaaaataataacaacaATGACAATATTAAAGAGTGTAAAAAACGAGAAATAAAGGATGAAAAAAGTGGTGATGAGtatgaaaatatgattGAATCTccttattataatatagaaaatgttcatgatttatttttaaaatatgtgaataaaaatgatggaAATGAAAGTGATGAAGAAGAGGACTctgatttttttaaatcattatCAGAAGAcgatatagaaaatataaaaggaaaatataaaaaaataaaaataaatgagcAGGATGCTCACGAAAAAccatttataaaaaatgaaaagaatactgataaagaaaaaggaTATACTAATACAAAGCGAAAAAGGGATGAAAAAGGAGAAGATAGAGAAAGTTCAGACAACACAAAACAATGTAACGGAGAAAAAAATTCCAAAACAATttttgaagaaaaaataaaatttgaatttttagaaaatataaaaaaaacattaaattttataaataatattatttgtttaaaatcaaatattaatattgatTGCAATTTAGaatatataagaaaaataaattatgaaaaaaatgtctattatgaaaaatataaagatgaaaaaaaaaataataataatgcaaaaaatgaatataataatataaaaatagaattAGAAAGATtggagaaaaaaaaagcatcTCTACTTTTTAAgctatataatttaaatatatgtaaaacGATTATTGAGGATGTTAAAGTTGAAAAGCCTGAGGATATTATGCAAAACGAAttaaaattagaaaatttTGACGAagctaaaaataaaataatatgtgtTAATTGTGgttatgaaaatttatgtGAAAACAGTGCTATTTTGAGCGAACTTAATAGTGGAATGATTGCAAAAAATGAGAGTAATAGTTTGTGTGCAGCTAACCAATTATCCACACCAGGAAATACAATTAATGGTAATAGCAATACTACAAATATGAATAGCACGATTGGTAATTCaggaaaaaatgaaaatgataatataggTAATAAAGTGGAGTCAGAAATTTTGTTAAActttgaaaatttaattacaaaagaaaaaataatacaaagtgatccatttaaaaatttggTGAAAGAAACGATGAACATTTATAATACATTAAAGGAAagagaaaaagaaatagttcttttaaaaaaggaGATATTAAGAATggaaaatgataaagatgaagaatatgataatttattaaatgaaacaataaataataaaaaaacattagttaataaaattaaagaattaGAAATAGAGATTGTTACATATAGATTAGATAAAGATACTAttgaaaacaaaataaatgctATGAAAAATGAAGTCAAtgtgttaaaaaatattgaaaacaATCAAACTACCCAATTAAAgcaaaaagaaaatgaaattttaaaaatgaaaagtaATATTGACGCACTAAAAATGtcagaaaataatttaaaagagAAAATAGAGATCATAAAAAAGGAGAAAAATGACTTATTAAGTTCAGAAGGATGTATGATAAAAAACgtgaatataaataatggtAATGCAATTGGTGATGacttaaaaaatcaaacaAGTGTTGATatagataaatataatgagcTTCTTCgcgaaaatgaaaatattcgaaaaattttagaaaaaaaaaaagatgtTGAAGATGAACTAATAAACTTAAAAAGCAGTTACAATTCTATGAGTGAGGAAATTGAAGAAATAACAAAAGagtttgaaaaaaaacaagaaCAAATTGATGAAATgattttacaaataaaaaataaagagatggaatatttaaaaaaatataataatatggtAAGCAAAGAGTATgcagaaaataatttaaaacaGCTCGAAAATAgttataaagaaaaattatccTTGATAAATGATacatatgataaatataaaaatttttcaaatttatatttatcactATTTTATCATGCTAGAAGAAATGCAGTTATATCAGACAGTGCAAAAGAGGAgcaaatgaatataattataaaattaaaagaaaaatatgaatcaatttttcaaaaaaaaaaagaattatctggaatattaaaaaatttgtataattgtaataaaaaattaattacaaaatgtaatgatttatataaagaaaataaaaagctCCAAAATACTTTATGCTctatggaaaaaaataaatataaaaaaaatttgtcaccaaataatgaagataataatttacTGATAGAAGAAAACAATGAATTGCGAAGAAGATTAATATGCAGTGTTTGTATGGAAAATTTTAGAaactatattattattaaatgtggacatatatattgtgaaacttgtatttttaataatctTAAATCAAGGAATCGAAAGTGTCCACAATGTAAAATACCTTTTGACAAAAAGGATTTgcaaaaaatgtttttagATTAA
- a CDS encoding cation/H+ antiporter, giving the protein MVMGRVRATSYIRRTISQPLNKNHPAGNIQNSRGLNDTNLIGNKNLHLQLLCNGKEPYNECIEHLGNYQDFDETKPFYMPRKSDLNSIYSILNNKLNILLLFIPIGIFSYLLEASDIYIFFFNFMALIPLSALMGNVTEDLALHTGEIIGGLLNATFGNLMEMIFSIQALKAGLINVVQGTLLGSILSNLLLVLGMSFFAGGLYHHVQKFNEKGATCSTSLLLLSSLAITIPSVSSVTTNNNADVLLKVSRITAVLIFITYCLFLLFQLYTHISLFQDKEMTEETPQLSVITGSLFLIIITFLVSVHSEYLINTVESVVRYYNISENFIGVILLPIVGNATEHLTAVTVAIKNKVDLTMGVAVGSSAQIALFVVPITVLFGWILNKPMTLAFSPLSSVILVISVIVTMAIVQDGESNWLEGVLLITAYLIVGVVFWFDGS; this is encoded by the coding sequence ATGGTTATGGGACGAGTACGTGCAACGTCTTATATAAGACGTACCATTTCGCAGCCACTAAATAAAAACCATCCTGCAGggaatatacaaaattctAGAGGTTTAAATGATACAAATTTAataggaaataaaaatttacacTTACAATTATTATGCAATGGAAAAGAGCCATACAATGAATGTATTGAGCATTTAGGAAATTATCAAGATTTTGATGAAACCAAACCATTTTATATGCCTAGAAAATCAGACCTTAATTCAATATATAGCATTTTAAATAACAAGTtaaatatacttttattatttattcctATTGGTATATTTAGTTATTTATTAGAAGCTtcagatatatatatttttttttttaatttcatgGCCTTAATACCTTTATCAGCTTTAATGGGAAACGTAACAGAAGACTTAGCTTTACATACAGGAGAAATTATTGGAGGGCTACTAAATGCAACATTTGGTAATTTGATGGAAATGATATTTTCTATTCAAGCGCTAAAAGCAGGATTAATTAATGTCGTTCAAGGAACATTATTAGGAAGcatattatcaaatttaCTATTAGTTTTGGGTATGTCATTTTTTGCAGGAGGATTATATCACCATGTTCAAAAGTTTAATGAAAAAGGAGCTACTTGTAGTACAtccttattattattatcaagtTTAGCTATAACTATACCTTCAGTATCTTCAGTTActactaataataatgcggatgtattattaaaagTTTCAAGAATAACAGCcgttttaatatttataacatattgtttatttttattattccaattatatacacatatatcaCTATTTCAAGATAAAGAAATGACTGAAGAAACACCACAATTATCTGTAATCACAGGatcactttttttaattataataactTTTCTTGTAAGTGTTCATTCTGAATATCTTATTAATACTGTTGAATCTGTTGTTagatattataatatttctgaaaattttattggAGTTATACTTTTACCTATTGTTGGCAATGCTACAGAACATTTAACAGCTGTTACGGTtgcaattaaaaataaagttgaTTTAACTATGGGAGTAGCTGTTGGATCATCTGCTCAAATTGCTCTTTTTGTTGTACCAATAACAGTTTTATTTGGATGGATTTTAAATAAACCTATGACCTTAGCCTTTTCTCCTTTATCAAGTGTTATATTAGTTATATCAGTTATAGTTACAATGGCAATTGTACAAGATGGTGAAAGTAATTGGCTAGAAGGTGTTTTGCTAATTACTGCTTATCTTATTGTTGGTGTTGTTTTTTGGTTCGATGGttcataa